GGTGAGGTCGGGGGCCCCCCTGGCGGAGACctcccaggctgggggtgggcgCGGCCACTCACCAAAGTAGACCCTCTTGTTGCAGCGAGGACACATGTTGGGTTCCCCGGTGAACGTGGTGAcgctggaggctgggagggggaggagtCAGGACGGGGCACAGCGGCTCCGACGCCCCGGCCCCCCTGCCCCCGGAAACTCAGCCCAGCCCACCTTTGCTGGGCCCCTTCGGGGGGCCGCTGGCCTTCCGCTCCTCAGCTCGGGCCACGGGGACCTCGATGGGGCCAGTGACCTGCGGCTTCTCGGCAGAGGGCTTCTCGTAGATGTACGAGCCGGCACCTCCGATATTCACCCCTGTGAGGCGGCAGGCACTGTAGGGGCGTGGCCAGTGGGCTCGCCCACCACCCAGCCCTCACAGCCACCCCCCAACTTCTCAGAAAAGGGTCCTCCGCGGCCCACTGTGGGGTCAGGACCCCCACCCAGAGGGCACCCGTGGGCTGCAGATTTCCGGGAAAGGCACGGAGGATGCTGGTCCTTCAAGGACGGGAGGGGCCAGCATGGGGAAGGAGACAAGGGGGCCGGGGGAATCCGAGGGTCCACAGCGTCCCGCCAGGCCAGCCCCAAGTCTCTGCTGGGCCGAGGATCGGCACTGGCCACGTCCCCCAGCGCTGGAGTAGATCACACGCCGTGGCGCCCCACCCAGGCTCACCTTTGGGTCCGAACAACGTGGCATAGCAGGGCTTGTGGCAGAAGGGCTTCCCGTCATGCTAGGCAGAGGGCAGGGCATGAGGGCGGGGGCCGGGCCTGGGCTCCCCGGCCCCCCCCTCCCTGCCCGGGGGAGGGGCTCACCTCGGCGTGGCCCCCTGGCGTCAGCGTCTTGCTGCAGTGCTCGCACCTGAGGCAGAATCTGTGCCAGTCTTTGCCCAGGGAGCTCACCTTCTCAGCTGGGGCGGGAGAGGGGTCAGGGCCAGcgccctcctgccctcccacgCTCAGCCGCCTGCTGCCCCCGCTGTCCTGCCCGCTCCTGGGCAGCCTCTGCGCCGGGTCCCCTTCATCCCCACCCAGGAGCCACGTGGCACCTGCCTGCTCCCCCACCGTAACCACCTTCTGCTCCCCAGGGGCCCTGCTCTCCCTCTGGGTCTCAGGCACCCTCATCACCCTGGGTCACGGGCTGCAGCAGGGAACTTGGACGGGGTCCCAGCTCAAGCACCTGCTAATCCCCTCACCAGGACACCTGCCCCTCCCTCACACACATCCCCAAACCCTCCAATCAGGCCCTAATGGAGCTGGCAGAGCGCCCCCGCTGAAGGGTGGCCCCAAGCCTCCAGAACCCCTGCGAGAGGCCAGTCCCTGTCGCCACCATGGGACACCCGTGGGACAGGACGCCTGCCTGTCTATATTTGGCTTCCTCTCCCTAAGCTctgagcgccccccccccccccccccgcctctggCTGCTGCTCTGGCACTCAAGGTCTGAGACCAGCTGCTGAGGGTCACGTTGgggcccctccctgtcccctgccccaggctggggCTGCTGGGCCACCTCCCAGTGGACGGAAGCTGAGGCTTCCCCAGGGGAGCACAGCAGGAAAAGGGCGGAGGAGAGAGCAGGAAGAAAGGCCGGAGCTGAGTTGGAATTCCTCCCAACTGGAAAGGGGCCCGGCCAGAGGCAtcggggaggggagcaggggggtCAGGTGGGCTGGGCCCCTTCCACCCTGGCAGAATCTGGCCAAGCCCCAAGAAGAGGCCAAGGACCAGTGGCTCCTCTGGTCCCCCTCACAGAGGGGCCCCCACCCGGGCCAGGcctcccccagggccccagcagagcagggagagagagcCTGGCCAGGGGCACCCCGAGCCCCAGGTGGCCTGTGGGTGCTGCTGGAGGGCAGTGAGTCCCCCTGGTGGCCCAGGTTCGGAGCCCTGAGCGATGTCTCCCCACGGCCCTGGTGGAACCTGCTGGCCCCGGCCAGGGGCAGCACAAGCTTAGATCCCTCTGGCCACTCCACCAAGGAGGCTGGGACGCAGGCTGGCCAGGCCTCGCCCCAGGTCCATGCCAGGGCAGATGGGAGCTGGCTGAGCCCAAGGCGGGCTCGGATCCTCTCCCAGTTCTCCTTCTGGCCAGCGGCGGCCGAGGCAGCTGCAGCTCAGGGCTGCCAGAACCACTGGCTGGTTTGTAGGATGTGGCCACCTGGGGGCAGGGGAATGACCCTCAGACCCACTGGCCAGGTCGACGGCCACACATTACCGGCCCAAGTTGGGAAGGCAGAATCGATTGAGCCTAATGGCTCGGAAGGGAACCGGCCCTCACCCGGCTGCACGGTTGTTGGGGACACAAAGGCTCGGTGTCCCTGAGGTCACCCTGGGGTATCCTGGCCCAGGTTGCACTGTGCACACGCTTGGGGTGTAGGCTGCTGGGGTGAAGCCTTATTGGGGGTAGGCTGCTGGGGTGAAGCCtgattgggggtgggagggtctgGCCCCCAGCCCTTTCCTCCACCAGGGCCTCCAGACCAGGACAGAAGCCAGCCGAGTCTGAGCCGCCTTTGTTTTCTGCTGGGAGCCGGCGGCCGCCCAAGCAGGCAGAAGCGCTTTTCCGGGCTGTCCACGGGACTGTCGGCCCGGTCCTGAGCTAGCATGACTGGGAGCAAAGTTGCGGGCAGCGGGGCTGGCAGGAGGACCCTGGCGCTGGCCCCCACCCTGAGCCTTACAGGATGAGCCCTGTCTGGGATGGGGACAGAGGGCTGGGCGGACTCCTGGGGAGGCATCCGGAAGCCCCTCGGCTTCCAGCCAGCCCAGAAGCACTCCAGGCCAAATCCGGTCCCTCCCCTCTGGGAACAGCAAACAACGTCGGCCTCCTCCGGCCTCCTCCTCGAGCTCTGGCCTGCTGGGAAGCCAAGTGGCCATCTTCACCTCGGCCTGTCCCCAGTCCAGACCCGGACCACTGCCCTTAGGATGACAACAGAAGGATCGGATCCCCCGtctgtccctgtctctccctGCCCTTCTGGCCATCCTGGCTTGTGCCACCAAGTCTGTCTGTGTGGGCGTTGGTGGGAGGCTCGGTGGGCAGGGACTTCGCCGCCCTGGCAAAGTCGGATCAGCCAGGATGAGCGAGAGTGGGTGAGCCAGACAACAGGGTCAGAGCGCCAGAGTGTGGGTGAGCCagtgctgggggggggggcaggtgccGCCAACCCAGGGGGCATCCTGGCAGAGAGGACGCCCTCCTACCCAGCTACCTCCTCCTGAATGCCACTGTTCTGACCTTGAGGAAGCAGGGGGCCTGGCCACCTGGGCTCCAGCGTCCTCTCCTGCTTGTGGGGACTCGCTTGTCACCTCACCCCCGGGAAAGTCCTGGGGGGACGTGAACCAAGGAGAGGCGCGCGCTGGGACACGCAGGAGGTAGAGGCCAAGGTCGCCCCCGCGTGGACTGAGTCCAGACAGAGCCCAGCCCTAGCCCAGCCCCGCGTGGGCAGAGGtcggggtgggggctgggggtcaCGGGTCGAGGCCACGCCAGCCCGGCCACGTGTCCGCGGAAGGCGGGACTGGGGTCCGTGCGAAACGGCCGAGAGGGACAGACAGGAGCGCGCGAGAAGCGCCCGGAGATTGCTGCCCCGCCCGACCCCGCCCCGCTCGGCACCGCCGGGAGAACCGCGATGCGCCCGCGAACCCAGAGCTCTCCCCCAAGCCCGGGCGTATTCTCGGGGGGACCACGCGCCCCCCCACCC
Above is a genomic segment from Tursiops truncatus isolate mTurTru1 chromosome 2, mTurTru1.mat.Y, whole genome shotgun sequence containing:
- the CRIP2 gene encoding cysteine-rich protein 2 isoform X1, yielding MASKCPKCDKTVYFAEKVSSLGKDWHRFCLRCEHCSKTLTPGGHAEHDGKPFCHKPCYATLFGPKGVNIGGAGSYIYEKPSAEKPQVTGPIEVPVARAEERKASGPPKGPSKASSVTTFTGEPNMCPRCNKRVYFAEKVTSLGKDWHRPCLRCERCGKTLTPGGHAEHDGQPYCHKPCYGILFGPKGVNTGAVGSYIYDKDPEGKVQP
- the CRIP2 gene encoding cysteine-rich protein 2 isoform X2, translating into MRVPETQRESRAPGEQKVVTVGEQAGATWLLGGDEGDPAQRLPRSGQDSGGSRRLSVGGQEGAGPDPSPAPAEKVSSLGKDWHRFCLRCEHCSKTLTPGGHAEHDGKPFCHKPCYATLFGPKGVNIGGAGSYIYEKPSAEKPQVTGPIEVPVARAEERKASGPPKGPSKASSVTTFTGEPNMCPRCNKRVYFAEKVTSLGKDWHRPCLRCERCGKTLTPGGHAEHDGQPYCHKPCYGILFGPKGVNTGAVGSYIYDKDPEGKVQP